In the Streptomyces cinnamoneus genome, CGCCTTGATGTGGCTGTCGACCGTCCGGGTGCCGGAGGCGTCGGCCCAGTCCCACACCTCGGCCAGCAGCTGCTCCCGGGAGAGCACCGCGCGCGGGGTGTTGGCCAGGCAGACCAGGAGGTCGAACTCCGTGGGCGTGAGGTGGACGTCCGCACCACGCACCCGCACCCTGCGCTGTGCGTGGTCGATCTCCAGCTCGCCGAGCCGGAGGATGCCGCTGCGCGGCGTGTGGGCCGCCAGCGTCGCCCGCTCCACCCGGCGCAGCAGCACGTGCACCCGCGCCGCCAGCTCGCGCATCGAGAACGGCTTGGTCATGTAGTCGTCGGCGCCGACGCCCAGCCCGACGAGCATGTCCGTCTCGTCGTCCCGGGCCGTGAGCATCAGCACGGGCACGGGCCGCTGCGCCTGGACTCTTCGGCACACCTCCAGGCCGTCGAAGCCCGGCAGCATGACGTCCAGGACCAGCAGGTCCGGCTGCCACGCCTCGGCCGTGTCCACGGCCGCGGGCCCGTCGCCCGCCGTGCGCACCTGGAACCCCTCGGCCCGCAGCCGCGCCGAGATGGCGTCCACGATGGTGCGGTCGTCCTCGACGACCAGCACCCGGCGCTGCGCCCCGGCGGTGGCCGCGGCGCCGCCCGGGCTGATGTGTGTCTGCTCCATGCGCCCGCCCCCAGCGTCTTCCCATACCGGTCTTCCCGCCGGTCCCTCCAGCTGTGCAAGGCAGGGTACGGGCACCCGGCTCGGCTCGGCTACGCGGCGCTGACGCCGAGGTGGACCACGTCCGGGACGCCTCGGGCAACGGTGATCTCTTCAGTCGTTACCCCGGCGAATCCGGCATTCCGGAGGGCTTCCTCGAACGCCGGGGACGGCTGTGCGGACCACACGGCGAGCACTCCGCCGGGCGTCAGCCGGGCACGGCAGGCGGCGAGCCCGGCGGGGGAGTACAGGCCGCCGTTGTCGTCGGTGACGGTCCAGTCGGGGCCGTTGTCGATGTCCAGGCACAGGGCGTCGTAGCGGGTGCCGGGCGCGTGGAGGTGGGCGACGAGGTCCCCCACGACGACCTCGGTGCGGGGGTCGGCGAGCGCCCCGCCGGAGAAGGCCGCCAGCGGGCCGGCCCGGTGCCAGTCGACCACCGCCCGCTCGCGTTCGACGACCGTGACGTGTCCCCAGCGCGGCTCGGCCACCGCCCGGGCCAGCGAGAAGCCGACCCCGAGCCCGCCGATCAGCACACTGGGCGCCGGGCGGTCCGGCGGCAGGGCGGCGAGTGCGGCGTCGACCAGGCGCCGTTCCGAGCGGCCGTCGGCGGTGTCCATCAGGAAGCACCCGTTGGCGATGATCTCGAAGTGCTCCCCGCGCCGCCTCAGCACCACCTCCCCGTGGGGGCCGTCACGGCGCTCGACGGTGACGGGCGCGTCGTCGCCGTGCCGGGTGCTCACTGCGGTCATGTGCGTGCCTCCTCGGGTCGTCGGTGCCTCTGGCGACGCGCGGGCGCGTCAAAGGGTTGACAAGGGTGACTGGAGTCACGGCCAGAGGTTGATTCGGCGGACCGCTGTGCACCTTAATGTTCAGGAGCGGACGGGTGGACGGACGCGCTGCCCGGCGAGCCCGAGGAAGCCCGTGGAAAGGGGCTTGGCCGAGTGACTGCGGTTGACGCGGACGCCGACGTCGACGCCGAAGCGGTGCCGGGCGCCGCCCCGGCCCCGGTCCGCCGCGCGCGCCACCTCCCGCGCGGCCTGCGCCGGCTGCTGCCCACGCCCCTGGGCACGCCCTTCACGTTCTTCTACGGTCTCGTCCTGCTGGCCACCGCCGTCTACACCGACCTCGGTGACGAGGCCACGGTCAACCAGCTCCTGCGCGACTCCAGCACCGACGCCGCCCACCTCGCCGAGCAGCCGCTCGTGGTGCTGGTCGCCAGCGCCCTGTGGATCG is a window encoding:
- a CDS encoding response regulator transcription factor, with the protein product MEQTHISPGGAAATAGAQRRVLVVEDDRTIVDAISARLRAEGFQVRTAGDGPAAVDTAEAWQPDLLVLDVMLPGFDGLEVCRRVQAQRPVPVLMLTARDDETDMLVGLGVGADDYMTKPFSMRELAARVHVLLRRVERATLAAHTPRSGILRLGELEIDHAQRRVRVRGADVHLTPTEFDLLVCLANTPRAVLSREQLLAEVWDWADASGTRTVDSHIKALRRKIGAERIRTVHGVGYALETPAA
- a CDS encoding spermidine synthase yields the protein MTAVSTRHGDDAPVTVERRDGPHGEVVLRRRGEHFEIIANGCFLMDTADGRSERRLVDAALAALPPDRPAPSVLIGGLGVGFSLARAVAEPRWGHVTVVERERAVVDWHRAGPLAAFSGGALADPRTEVVVGDLVAHLHAPGTRYDALCLDIDNGPDWTVTDDNGGLYSPAGLAACRARLTPGGVLAVWSAQPSPAFEEALRNAGFAGVTTEEITVARGVPDVVHLGVSAA